One Myxosarcina sp. GI1 genomic window carries:
- the glyA gene encoding serine hydroxymethyltransferase has protein sequence MTKTNLDFLAQTDPEITEIIDLEVKRQRSHLELIASENFTSPAVLAAQGSVLTNKYAEGLPGKRYYGGCEIIDRAEQLAIDRAKQLFGAEMANVQPHSGAQANFAVFLALLEPGDKIMGMDLSHGGHLTHGSPVNVSGKWFEVVHYGVNKETERLDFDAIRDLAIKERPKLIICGYSAYSRTIEFDEFRAIADEVGAYLLADIAHIAGLVATGHHPNPIPYCDVVTTTTHKTLRGPRGGLILTRDPELGKKLNKAVFPGNQGGPLEHAIAAKAVAFGEALKPEFKEYSAQVIANAQAMAQTLSDRDFKLVSGGTDNHLILVDLRCIGMTGKRGDRLMSEINITANKNTVPFDTESPFVTSGLRLGSPAMTTRGMGETEFNEIANIVADKLLAPEDEAVQQNCLRRVAALCDRFPLYPYLQIPVPARI, from the coding sequence GTGACCAAAACTAATTTAGATTTTCTCGCGCAAACCGATCCCGAAATTACCGAAATTATCGATCTAGAAGTCAAACGCCAGCGATCGCACCTGGAGCTAATTGCTAGCGAAAACTTTACTTCCCCTGCGGTACTTGCCGCTCAAGGTTCGGTATTGACCAATAAATATGCCGAAGGATTGCCAGGAAAACGCTACTATGGCGGTTGTGAAATCATCGATCGCGCCGAACAATTAGCTATAGATAGAGCCAAACAACTGTTTGGTGCCGAGATGGCTAACGTTCAACCCCATTCAGGCGCACAGGCTAACTTTGCGGTCTTTCTGGCTCTTTTAGAACCTGGAGACAAGATTATGGGTATGGACTTGTCTCACGGCGGACATCTAACTCATGGTTCTCCCGTCAACGTTTCTGGTAAATGGTTTGAAGTGGTTCACTACGGAGTCAATAAAGAAACCGAACGTCTCGACTTCGATGCCATCCGCGATTTAGCCATCAAAGAACGTCCCAAACTAATTATCTGCGGCTATTCGGCATATTCTCGAACTATTGAATTTGATGAGTTTCGGGCGATCGCCGATGAAGTGGGAGCCTATTTACTGGCAGATATTGCCCATATTGCAGGATTGGTAGCAACGGGACACCATCCCAACCCCATTCCCTACTGCGATGTCGTTACTACTACCACTCATAAAACTCTGCGCGGTCCTAGAGGCGGTTTGATTTTAACTCGCGACCCAGAACTAGGTAAAAAACTCAACAAAGCCGTTTTTCCTGGCAATCAGGGAGGACCTTTAGAACACGCCATTGCCGCTAAAGCCGTGGCATTTGGCGAAGCTTTAAAACCCGAATTTAAAGAATATTCGGCTCAGGTAATTGCTAACGCCCAAGCGATGGCACAAACTTTGAGCGATCGCGACTTCAAATTGGTATCTGGGGGAACCGACAACCACTTAATTCTCGTCGATCTGCGCTGTATTGGCATGACGGGCAAACGAGGCGATCGCCTCATGAGCGAAATTAACATTACCGCCAACAAAAATACCGTACCTTTCGATACAGAATCTCCTTTTGTCACTAGCGGTTTGCGTTTGGGTTCTCCAGCAATGACTACTAGAGGTATGGGGGAGACAGAATTCAATGAGATTGCTAACATTGTTGCAGACAAATTGCTCGCTCCTGAAGACGAAGCAGTTCAACAGAATTGTTTGCGTCGTGTAGCGGCTTTGTGCGATCGTTTTCCTCTCTATCCTTATTTACAAATTCCCGTACCAGCGAGAA
- a CDS encoding bacterioferritin, which translates to MKELDLETAIKILNTIMEYELAGVVRYTHYSLMVTGPNRIPLVDFFKGQAAESLTHAQQAGEIITGLEGGHPSLKIAPVKESYHHAIEDILKESWEHEQKALSLYKELLTVVENASIYLEEYSRTMISSEEMHGLELRKMLRDYKVST; encoded by the coding sequence ATGAAAGAACTCGATCTCGAAACTGCAATCAAAATTCTCAATACAATTATGGAGTACGAATTAGCTGGAGTAGTACGCTACACACACTACTCGCTAATGGTAACAGGACCAAACCGCATTCCCCTAGTAGATTTTTTTAAAGGACAAGCAGCCGAATCTCTAACTCACGCTCAACAGGCAGGGGAAATAATTACTGGTTTAGAAGGAGGTCATCCCAGTCTAAAGATCGCTCCAGTGAAAGAAAGTTATCACCATGCGATCGAAGATATTCTAAAAGAAAGCTGGGAACACGAACAAAAAGCTTTAAGCCTTTACAAAGAGCTATTAACAGTTGTCGAAAATGCCAGTATCTATTTAGAAGAATATAGCCGAACTATGATTAGTAGTGAAGAAATGCACGGGCTAGAGTTGAGAAAAATGTTACGTGACTATAAAGTTTCTACATAG
- a CDS encoding Tic20 family protein, which yields MPWRGSTDTKDRLFAALVYLIPLFESLRFSGYIQAQFPLLSPLFGLLQTILTPLAIIYSINPFMSLIIFFVLLLAVVRNEKISHFIRFNTMQAILIDIALALLGIIFSTLFGSLGLVLGILSSIVFIFGAAACIYGIVQSVLGLYAEIPTISDAVYSQVP from the coding sequence ATGCCCTGGCGCGGTTCGACAGATACCAAAGATCGTTTGTTTGCAGCACTTGTATATCTAATACCGCTATTTGAATCTTTACGTTTTAGCGGATATATCCAAGCTCAGTTTCCCTTATTGTCGCCTTTGTTTGGCTTGCTACAGACTATACTTACTCCGTTAGCGATAATTTACAGCATCAACCCTTTTATGAGTCTGATTATTTTCTTTGTCTTGCTTTTAGCGGTAGTAAGAAATGAAAAAATTAGCCATTTTATTCGGTTTAATACTATGCAGGCGATTTTAATTGATATCGCTCTAGCACTATTGGGAATTATTTTTAGCACTCTTTTCGGTTCTTTAGGTTTAGTTTTAGGTATACTCAGCAGCATTGTGTTTATCTTTGGTGCTGCTGCCTGCATTTATGGTATAGTTCAGTCTGTTTTAGGTCTTTACGCAGAAATTCCTACTATTTCTGATGCCGTCTATTCTCAGGTACCATAA